AAACTGCTCTTCTTTCATAAAGATGTGTACGAAAACAACAACGAAACGACCAGCGAAATCAAAGGAATATAAGTTCAATCTTAATGTTGAATCAGGACCATACCAATCATCGGCATCAGACCTATCATCTTTActtacttcatttcttcaaGCATTCATTTTGCCATCAAAATCAACATAATTCTAAACAAGCAACaatttgttacaaaataattttaattttcattttcccgCAGCTTTTACAACCCAAAAATAACGACCAAGTCGAATatctttttgtttaaatagcATTTTTATCGGCTTTGACGCTGTGTTCCTCTACCGTCAACGGTATTGGATGTTTTCTTCGCAACTCCtgaaatacagaaaaaatgttttttttttgcttgagAAATAAGCCTACATGAAGACCGATAAACCCAGTATGGATAAGCTGACCGGGTTTATTGGAATTTAGAATTAGAATAATGTTAGTCCTTACCATTCGATCTTCCAGTGTTTTGCAATCGAACCGTCGTGGCATCAAATAATTTGGGAAGGTTAAAAAAACGATGTCGTCGAAGTCCCCCATACTGTGATGTTCATTCCATAAGTGCTTTCTGATTTCCTTTTCGTCGAATCGCACGAAATTGCATTTGTTGCAAACATATCCGATCAGATCCATTTCGTCGAATTGTGGCAGTCGATTCTGTTTGATAGTTCCATTACAATTATGGTGACGTGTATCCTTCGGAATCTTCTTTAAACATCGATCACACTGTTTCGTGTAGTACCCGGTATGTTTAATCATGTGATTAATCCAGTCACTTCGTCGATAGGTTTTCAATTCATTGCAGAAGAAGCAGGTTTGCTTGTAAAGTCGATGTCGAGAAGTCGATTTGTTGACTACTTCGCAATCGGGCACATATTTTGGGTTGCGTACGAAGGCTGCTGGTTCTGGTGCAATGCGACTTGAAATTACTTCACTGTTTGGATGCACATTGACGTAATGGAGGGTCAGTGAGACTTGCCAAGTGTCACAAATTTTGCACCGGTTGCCTGCACTCAACCAATGCCAATCGGGATTGTTGTTTTTGATCGTTGATTTGCTTTGATTGTTATTGACCGGTGGCATGATGGTATGACTTTGCTTCGCTGTAATTTGACAAAAAGAGAAGAAGCAAAATCATTCGATATCCCGATTCCAAGGAACGATAATTGGAGTTGGAGTGACCATACAACTACTACTCACCAGTCGAGGGGTAAGCTTGTGTGCGATAGAAATTAGCTTGCGGGAATCTCAAGAATGTAACGGTTTTGAAGCTGTCCATGACATCAGCTCCATGTTCATTTCGCATATGACTGTGAATGTCAGTCCTGTCGAACCGGACGTAATTACATCGATCGCATAAATATGCCATTACGTTGGCACCTTCGAACTCAGTAAGTGTTGCCCGTACGATTTTGCAGTTGGCCAAGAGGACGTGATCGTCTTCTTTTTTAAGATAAATCGAACAATGATCGCATCGGTATCTGAAGTAGCCACTGTGCATAGCCAAGTGATTGATCCAATCGCACCTCTCCATCGACTTAGTCTCGTTACAAAAGTAACACATCTGTTTGTATTTGGTACGACCTAGTTTAGTCTTTTCTTTTTCGCACTGATGAGCCGCCGCTTCGTCTCGTAGCAAATCAGCTCCTTGTGGAGTAACTCGAGACGGAAACACTTCATAATCCGGATGTCGATACACGTAGTGTTGCACTAAATTTCCCCAATCTTTGTAGCAAATCTCGCAAATCTTACAGTCCATTCTAGTGCCGTAACAATGCCATTGCGGATTATCGTTTTTAACTCTACGAACGTTGGTCTCGACATTGCCAGCGACATATCCTGCATCCATAGAGGATCCACGTAAAATTGATGAGGTAACATCTTGAGATGGACAATCTACTGGATTGGCGTCAACATTGCCATCGACGTTTCCTGCATCTATGGAGGTTCCATGTAAAATTGATGTACTCACGTCTTGAGATGGGCAATCTGCCGGATTGGCAACAATCGACGAATGTTCATCGTCCGTACCAGTATTTCGAAGAACCGATGAAGCCTTGTAATGGCCGGCAATGCCAGTGATTGTGTCGTCCGTTTGCGTCATTCGGGTGCAAGTGGAAATTAACCTTTGTTCATACATAGCACGCAATTTCGAAGGCCGCGGATCATCGTTGCATATGTCGGAGTCTGTTTGAGAGCAATGTCGTTTCCGAGCCTCGTAGTGTTTTGGTCTTACAAATCTACGCCGTCCACATCTACTTATTGATTTGTCATTGTAACCCAAACGATCCGAACTACTTGACCTAGTTCTATATTGCTGATAACGATGATCCTCCGATCTATTGTACGGTATGCTTAGATGATTAGCCTGTTTATAAGATTGATTTGAAGGAAGGTTCAAATGATCTTTGAAGTGGCGTCGAGAAAATTGGCGCTTTGATTTTCGATGTCGACAGCAATGTCTATAGCAGCTACTGTTAGAACTTCTGGAACGACTTCCGgatcgattttttcttcttctgtccGACCGTTCTATAGAACGAGATCGTCGGAAAACGCTACGAAGTCTTGAACGACTCACTTTGTGAGAGCGGCTCCTTCCTTGCAAACAACTTCTGGCTCGATTTTGGTATGGTTGGTGCATGACATCACTGGGCTGTCTCCGATAACATGGCCGATCACTGTGCGGTTTATCGGTCAGACTTCGACGATTTCTTTCTAAACGTTCTGATCGAAGAGCGCTTAGATACTCGAGATAACCGGAACTGTACCGGTAATCATCATGGTCGCTTTCGTGTTTACTTTCACTGGAGGACGttttttctgaaatcaaaAGGACAGGATTTCACagaattgttaaattttctcGTAAAGTTTGACTAAAATTGCCGTGGCATAGCAGCAATGAAAAGGACTATTGAAAGGCgccattaaatttttgtgatttccAAGAAATAGATCAATCGACGGCGATTTTAGATTCTTATAACCGAAAATGTATTTCCAATGAACATACTGTTGTTAGTTACTCCTTGTAAACACATACCGTTTGCGTTCATAATTTTCGCTGTTAAATGAATGCGGGCGGCCAAATTTTCGTCCatagaaaaatttgagaaaaaacttttgaaattggttgtcGTCACTCATCAAACTCTGTTTCAATTATTGACAATACAATTTACCGTTCTTATAATTTAAATGTGATGGCTGTGCATGTATTTTCACAAACTCAATTACTCTTACAGGGTGACCATAAATTCTCATTGATGTCATCGACAATCATAATTTGCCActtcagaaatatttttgttaatgaGGAAGTTTTTGAGCATatccatagaggtagactacctagaggaattatgactcgaaattcattgaaaagtatatcacacacacaccaataaaacgaaaacgtcaacCTTAGTattcttttgacattttgagtccctttacttttgacattaagagtccctcttactgtctgtacacgaagctgtcacacacacatttaaatatatgatttttcattttaatttgtcagtttgttctattgagagggAGATTTTATATCTTTGTTGCATTAGCATATCAAAgtacctccccaaagtttacagccttggacAGTATAAGGTATACCCGTTtgcaaaaaatctgaaaatttgtgCTAAGGAACCACCTGTCGAGACTTGAGGTCCTACGGCAAGCTCATCTAGAGAAGAATTGTTGCATGACTCGCGGTTCGAAAAAAATCGGTTGCAGTTTTGcgttgttgtttatttttcatttttaaaagtcGAAAACTTCCATTGTTGGCCTGTCAAAGTTACAAACAAACTCTCCAAATCTGCAGTTACGCACGGATCCCTGATTTTGGGTGAATTTAGTTTCGTTATGTTTCACacatattgaattcgtttgcgtcaagttgcagctAATGGAGAGGTGAATTCGATTCATTCGATTCcatatcatgtccggagcgatagcccAGGACTTggcgcagtctaacttccaaaaaaagaacgaagaaaattttttgagacgcaactatgtatagccgaacatttcagtttctaccctttggtttatatcaccaaaaaacatattctatcatattctcgcttcaaatacgagcaaaacgagctatcactcgactatgtaggtttaaaattgccggagatacatcgttttgaaattggtcacttttcatacaaaatacaccaaattgacttttcccaaacaatcaaaatctttcaacttactctgtatgtttctatctatctatctatctatcgacggtcgatctcggaaaccagtcagccaatctccatgaaattttgcaggagtctcagggtgggcataaaaatgaatatgtgatacgccattaccccaggaaaaaccagaattttgttttattggcctcgaagtggtttctgagtgtggttttcgagggtcgggaacgcattttcggctgtagcttagctgtattgaaacctacagaggcgtgcgacccatcaaataaaaggtattcgtaacacgattcgaacaaaaaaataatcggggcagattcgtttgagctacagtgaccaaattttgagctactcgagcgtaggatgaaaggactgatatttttgcgattatgagagatggagagttactttcttcgggtTTACGTTCAGTTGCTCAAACTATTTCTTATGAAGTAAGTTTAAGATTGATtctaatttcttttatttttttattataagatttaatatatatttatttactatttatcaaaataatttatgatttatatttatttgttttcctttAATGTTATGctgattttcttcttctttagcTGAGACAAATCGCACTCCCTTTGACTTTGCTGAAGGAGAATCTGAATTAGTATCTGGATTTAATGTAGAATGTAGAGCTGGGGGATTTGCGTTAATTTTTTTGGCAGAGTACtctagaattttatttataagaatattatttgttgtattatttttaggggcatatgtgaaaaatgtcgaaagttggaaatgggtgggtcaatcagggttttagagttattttgtgaatggtggcagatagagagttactttcttcggcaaagtctcagagttttacgagtagaacagaggggcatatgtgaaaaatgtcgaaagttggaaatgggtgggtcaatcggggttttggagatatttcttgaatgtatgcagatagagaattactttcttcgtcaaattttcgattttcgtcagattttcgattttcgtcaaattttcgattttcgtcaaattttctattttcgtcaaattttcgaatttcgtcaaattttttattttcgtcaaattttcgattttcgtcaaattttcaattttcgtcaaattttctattttcgtcaaattttcaattttcgtcaaattttcgattttcgtcaaaatatgttataaaaagcagtgttctaaaacttctaaaacgactgatatcacaacaaaaatctcttcgagaaaagtgtgacgcagtctttgaagtacaatttctaaaatgaatgatatcgctagagttgacgctttcagcttcgttacgcaaaaattaaattttacacccaattagttcaaacaagctggcttagtttttctcatcatctgccaaataatttttaccaaaaaaaattagactggaaacaaccaaaattttaccaaaaaaatctgcgtcgcaaagtggcaaatgttcaggaacagaccagcaagaaaatttatctgccacatgcgacgcagatttttttggtaaaatttaggttgtttccagtcaaattttttttggtaaaaattatttggcagatgatgagaaaaactaagccagcttgtttga
This region of Bradysia coprophila strain Holo2 chromosome IV, BU_Bcop_v1, whole genome shotgun sequence genomic DNA includes:
- the LOC119066735 gene encoding uncharacterized protein LOC119066735 — its product is MDENLAARIHLTAKIMNANEKTSSSESKHESDHDDYRYSSGYLEYLSALRSERLERNRRSLTDKPHSDRPCYRRQPSDVMHQPYQNRARSCLQGRSRSHKVSRSRLRSVFRRSRSIERSDRRRKNRSGSRSRSSNSSCYRHCCRHRKSKRQFSRRHFKDHLNLPSNQSYKQANHLSIPYNRSEDHRYQQYRTRSSSSDRLGYNDKSISRCGRRRFVRPKHYEARKRHCSQTDSDICNDDPRPSKLRAMYEQRLISTCTRMTQTDDTITGIAGHYKASSVLRNTGTDDEHSSIVANPADCPSQDVSTSILHGTSIDAGNVDGNVDANPVDCPSQDVTSSILRGSSMDAGYVAGNVETNVRRVKNDNPQWHCYGTRMDCKICEICYKDWGNLVQHYVYRHPDYEVFPSRVTPQGADLLRDEAAAHQCEKEKTKLGRTKYKQMCYFCNETKSMERCDWINHLAMHSGYFRYRCDHCSIYLKKEDDHVLLANCKIVRATLTEFEGANVMAYLCDRCNYVRFDRTDIHSHMRNEHGADVMDSFKTVTFLRFPQANFYRTQAYPSTAKQSHTIMPPVNNNQSKSTIKNNNPDWHWLSAGNRCKICDTWQVSLTLHYVNVHPNSEVISSRIAPEPAAFVRNPKYVPDCEVVNKSTSRHRLYKQTCFFCNELKTYRRSDWINHMIKHTGYYTKQCDRCLKKIPKDTRHHNCNGTIKQNRLPQFDEMDLIGYVCNKCNFVRFDEKEIRKHLWNEHHSMGDFDDIVFLTFPNYLMPRRFDCKTLEDRMELRRKHPIPLTVEEHSVKADKNAI